The genome window CTGAACCATCACTGTTGTGACTTCTTGGAGTATGCCAACGGAACATGTGGTGCTGTTGGGGAACAAGCCAATTCGGTCCATTTGGGCAGTGCCTGAACGGAAAGGCCCCATTCGGAGCAGTGCGCCGCCTGCGGGCGGGCTGTACCCAAAACGGGTTTTCCGTTGAGGCAATAGATGGCCCAATGGAATTATCTTCCACCGCCACCACCGCCACCACCGCCACCACCACCACCTCCACCACCGCCGCCGCCACCTCCACTGCCGCTACCGCCGCCAGGTCCGGATCCGCCGGCTCCGGCAGCGGATGCGCCTCTGCCGGTAGCGCCATGCGTCGCTTCCGGGTTGTCATGCTTTGCGCCGCTTGCCTGGAGGCTCTTGGCGGTTTCATGAAGCAGGACGGCCAAAGTCACCTTCGGTTTTCCGCTTTCCCGCTGCAGCGTTAGGATGAACCGCTCCGAAAGCTGATTGACGGAAATGGATGGCCCGCATTCCAGAAATGCATTGGGAAGGGATTGCAGCTCCGTTGTGGATGCCGTCGAACGAATGGCGTGGATGAGGACTTGCGCGACGAGGGGCGGGGAAATGCCTAAGCGTGCAAGATCTTGGGATGTTGTCAGAATTTGGCTGATAGCCGATGAAGATCGGGAAGCCTTCGATGTATCTTGCAGGGCATCCTCGGATGCATGGATGATCGAATCGATTTGCACCATGGACAGGCCCGATGCCATTGCTTCGGCGATACCGTTTGCGATTTGGTTATTTTCGGGTTTCGGAAAAGAAAAATGCTGTGATGTATAGTGATAGGCCGTCTGATATCGGTCGTGGACCCGGCGAAGGGCTTCGCGTATCTGGGAGTTGCCCACGCCTTTTGCCAACCCTTCAAACGCCTTGTCCATCATCGGCTGCGCAGGCAACCCATCGTCGATGGTGCCCCGGATGGCTTGCAGGATGGCGTTGGCGGATTCGATATCCGATCCCGCTGCAAGCATCTGCCGGGCCAGGCGGTTGACATCCGCCGCTGGAACGAAACGCTCGATCAGGGCATCAACCGATGGTTTCAGGGCATCGGGCAGATCATCGGCGGGAAAGCCCCGATCGGGGAAGTACAGGCAAAAGACGGCAAGGACGAAGAGTATCTTGCTGAAACGGGATGCGAATCGCAGGGTTTGGGAGAGCAGCCCAGTCCCGGCGATCCATCTTCCCGAAAGTCCGAGCATCGGCAATGCCCAAGGAAAGCGAAGCTCGCCGGGAAAGAAAGCGATGGCGCGCCGAAGCTGCATCATTGCGCTGGAATCAGGATATCCGTTTCTCATGGTGGTCGCTATCCGATGCGGAGAATCGAATTGACGGTCCCGAAATCATCCGCCTCTTTCAGGGGTACGGTTGGATCGGCCATTCGGGATTTTCGATCCAGCAGGATGCTGTAGCGGTATTCTCCGGGTTTCATGGAAAGGGTCAATTCCCAGTATCCGTCAGCGCCGGTCGGTTTCATGGGAATGGGGTTCCAGTTGGAAAAACTTCCGGCAATTTCCGCTTGCCGGGTATCGGGGGCATAGATCACGAAGCGGTGTGAAATGGGCGCCGGTGCGGTTGCCGTCATCGGAACGGGATCCGGTTTGTATCCGATCAACAGAAACAGCAAGGCTGCTGCAACCGGAATGGCCGCTGCCCATCGCCACCAGGAAAAGGCGGGCTTTTCCCGGTGGCGGGATGCAAGATTCAGCATGGGACGATCCAACTTCACCCGGCGGGCGAGAACCGCCTCCTGTTCGAGAAGCCCGATGGCTTTTTCACAGCAGGCCGGATCGTTCCGAATCGATCGCAGGAAAGCGATTTTTTCCGAAAGACTGAGTTCATCGTCGATAAATTGGCTGATGAGCGTCGTTTCCATGACTACCTCATTTCAGGGCTTCCCGAAGCCGCATTCTTGCCCGATGCACCCGAATGCGGACGTTCCCCTCCGAAATTCCCAGGATCCTGGCAATATCCCCATATCCAAGCTCATCGTCTCCCGAGAC of Desulfatirhabdium butyrativorans DSM 18734 contains these proteins:
- a CDS encoding glycogen-binding domain-containing protein, which produces METTLISQFIDDELSLSEKIAFLRSIRNDPACCEKAIGLLEQEAVLARRVKLDRPMLNLASRHREKPAFSWWRWAAAIPVAAALLFLLIGYKPDPVPMTATAPAPISHRFVIYAPDTRQAEIAGSFSNWNPIPMKPTGADGYWELTLSMKPGEYRYSILLDRKSRMADPTVPLKEADDFGTVNSILRIG